The sequence below is a genomic window from Candidatus Paceibacter sp..
CTCACTTTCCCCGGCCAAAGCTTATTCAGCTTCTCCTGCGTGGAATCAGTGTCATTTGCTCGGCTCGTCCCGACGAACGTCGGGACTGAAAATTTGCTCTTCTCGCGCCGTCGCGCTTCGAAAGGCGTCGCAAACGACACTGATTTCACGCTTAATAAATTCAAATCATCAACCGCGCTTATCAAAATTATCATCGGCTTGGACGGCGTTCTTTTGCGGACGACGTAAATCCGTTCTACTGCTTTTTCGTCCAAAGCCCGACCGACAAGTCCGTAAATAGTGTCGGTCGGCATCACGCCGATACCGCCTCCGCGTAAAATTTCTATGATTTTACTTTTTTGAGATTTTGGGTCCTTTGGCCGTATCTTCAATGTCATAGCCTTTTTGGTTGATTAGCCGCCGCAACTCGTCGGATTTTCTAAAGTCTTTCATTTTTCTGGCTTTTTCGCGTTCGTCCGCCATTTCCAGAATATCCGGCGGAACGGTTATTTTTTCTTCCTTCGCCTTTTCCAAATCAAGTCCGAGCACCTGGTCAAATTCCAGAATGAGGCTTAGTTTTTCAGTAGGGTAAATATCGGATTTTAACGCTTCCCACAAGACGGCCAGCGCCTGCGGGGCCTGCAAATCGTCTTCCAAAGCGGCGGTGAATTTATTCTTCAGTTTTTTGGCCGCGTCGGTGTAATCTTCCATTTTCACGACAACACCCGCTTTTTCTTTAAGCTTGGCTGCGGCATTTTTAATTTTCTTCAGAGCTGTTTCGGCGGCCGACAATGATTCCCACGTAAAGTTCATTATCTGTCGATAATGCGTCTGCAAAAACAAGAGCCGCAAAGCCATCGGGTTTATATTTTTCTTTTTTATGTCGTCAACGGTGTAAAAATTTTCCAGCGACTTGCTCATTTTCTGGCCGTTAACCAGCAAGAACTCGTTGTGGAACCAGTATTTTACGAAGGGCCTGCCGGTGGCCGCTTCCGACTGGGCGATCTCGTTTTCGTGATGAACGGGAATGTGGTCCACGCCTCCGGCGTGAACATCCACCGTGTCGCCGAGATACTTCATGCACATCGCCGAGCATTCTATGTGCCAGCCTGGGAAACCGTCGCCCCACGGCGACGGCCAGCGCATAATGTGATTTTTAAATCTCCCCACGGCTTTAAACCATAAGGCAAAATCGGCCGGATTTTTTTTGCCCGGGTCGGCGTGAACTTCTTCGCGGACGGCAATCTTTTTCTCCGCCAGTTTCTGGCCGGAAAGTTTTCC
It includes:
- a CDS encoding cysteine--tRNA ligase, with translation MKLYNTASRKIEEFKPLHPPDVSFYSCGPTVYDYTHIGHLRTYINNDVLKRFLQYLGYKMKHVMNITDVGHLTGDGDEGEDKMEKGAAKKGATVWDLAKVYTDYFLYSIDALNIKRPDVFSNATGHIPEFIDLIKILEKKGFAYETKEAVYFDVSKFKNYGKLSGQKLAEKKIAVREEVHADPGKKNPADFALWFKAVGRFKNHIMRWPSPWGDGFPGWHIECSAMCMKYLGDTVDVHAGGVDHIPVHHENEIAQSEAATGRPFVKYWFHNEFLLVNGQKMSKSLENFYTVDDIKKKNINPMALRLLFLQTHYRQIMNFTWESLSAAETALKKIKNAAAKLKEKAGVVVKMEDYTDAAKKLKNKFTAALEDDLQAPQALAVLWEALKSDIYPTEKLSLILEFDQVLGLDLEKAKEEKITVPPDILEMADEREKARKMKDFRKSDELRRLINQKGYDIEDTAKGPKISKK
- a CDS encoding L-threonylcarbamoyladenylate synthase is translated as MKIRPKDPKSQKSKIIEILRGGGIGVMPTDTIYGLVGRALDEKAVERIYVVRKRTPSKPMIILISAVDDLNLLSVKSVSFATPFEARRREKSKFSVPTFVGTSRANDTDSTQEKLNKLWPGKVSIIFPCPDEKFYYLHRGSNSLAFRLPNDEYLRDLISQTGPLVAPSANLEGMPPA